The bacterium region AAAAAATCGTAGCGGGCCTCCCGAGCCCGGGCCTCGCCCTTCTTCGCCGCCCGCCAGCGCCGCACGTGGCACTCCAGCCCCAGCCGGTCCGCCAGTCCGACCACGTGGGCGGCGTCGTCGGCGGAATCCGGCCGCAGGCCGTGATCGAAGTGGGCCACGGCCAGCTTCAGCCCCGGTCCGGACTCGGCGAGCGCCGCCAGGAGGGCGGTGGAGTCGGCCCCGCCGCTCACCGCCACCAGGACGCGCGTCCCCGCCGGGGGGGCCGTGGCCGCGAGAGCCGCCCGTAACGGGGCGAAAAGATTGTCGGCGGAGTCGGTCATAGTCATGCGGGGAACGGAGAACACCGGGGGAGAAGGAAATGCATTGGGTCGTAAGAATCATCCGATTAACCGATTCGATAGACGAGTATCCGCTGCGCATTCCTCGCCGCGGAGAAGAGATTGGCGATTTTATATACCAGTCTCGTTCCCATTCCCAGCTTATTTATGATTTCGTTGGAAGTGAAATATATGGTTTCTATAAATTCAGTTTGGGACATCCAGCCGGTCAATTCCTGCGGATCATCAATCCCCCAGTGAACCTCCGCGCCGGTTTTCTTGAGCGAGGGATGTCTCCCGATTCTTTTTGCGGTATAAACACTATACGCGTCAAATATTAAGGTGTAATGACCAATCCATTTTTCCAGTGCGCATAGGACCGCCTTGATTTCCTCTTCCCGGAGATACATAAAGAGACCTTCAGCAACGACGAGATATTGCTTGTTTTCCACGGGAATTCTCTCAATCCACCCCAGTTCCGTAACGGATGAAGCAAGTAGGTGGTATTTCTCGGTTTCCGGGAAAAAATCCCTGCGAATATCAATCACTTCTTTATAGTCCAGGTCATACCAGTCCACTCTCTCATTATTAATCCTGGTGTATCTACTATCCAGCCCGCATCCCAAATGCATGACGGTGCTCGTTATTTCCTGTTCCAGGCAACCTGCCACGTAATTATCGAACAGTTTCGCCCTGATGCACATCATCACGTTCGTTTTCTTGGGTGTTTTCAATGAATTGAAGTCATAGGCGATGTTTTCTACGATATTCAACGCTTTCTCATCATAAAGAATCGGGGCGCTCTTCCTGCTTTCCAGCGCCTTTCCATACAGAGGCACGAGTAGGGTTTCCTTCTCTTTCTCCAGTTCAATCATCCAGTGTCTCCAGATGCCTACTACCAAACAACGAAAGTTGCGAAACAACCCGGCTCATCTCTCGGGCCGCCGGAGGGTCTTGGGGTGCAGCACGGCGCAGGGGACTATCATCTCGGGCATGGAGATGCCGCCGTGCTGGAAGGCGCCCGCGTAGAAGCGGCGCTGCTCGTTCTTCGAGTACGAGTAGACGAAGTTGTAGTCCTCCAGCGCCACGAGGTAGTTCTTGCCGATGTGCTCCGCGGGGAGCATCCACTCCGCGGGGTGGTTGATCAGGAGCGCCCCCTCGCCCTCGAAGCGCAGGTTCTGGCC contains the following coding sequences:
- a CDS encoding class I SAM-dependent methyltransferase, which codes for MIELEKEKETLLVPLYGKALESRKSAPILYDEKALNIVENIAYDFNSLKTPKKTNVMMCIRAKLFDNYVAGCLEQEITSTVMHLGCGLDSRYTRINNERVDWYDLDYKEVIDIRRDFFPETEKYHLLASSVTELGWIERIPVENKQYLVVAEGLFMYLREEEIKAVLCALEKWIGHYTLIFDAYSVYTAKRIGRHPSLKKTGAEVHWGIDDPQELTGWMSQTEFIETIYFTSNEIINKLGMGTRLVYKIANLFSAARNAQRILVYRIG